From the Micromonospora echinofusca genome, the window AGCCCTTGGGCTCCGGGGCGGCGAACCGGCTGGAGCGCAGCCCGTCCTCGTCGATCGCGATCAGCTCGCCGGGCTCGACCTCGCGGACCACGCTCGCGCCGACGATGTCCAGCGCGGCCGTCTCGCTGGCCACCACCCAGCCACGCTCCAGCCGGCCGAGCACCAGCGGGCGCACGCCGTGCGGGTCGCGGGCCGCGTAGAGGGTCGACTCGTCCATGAACACGAAGCTGAACGCGCCCCGCAGCCGCGGCAGCACCTCCAGCGCCGCCGCCTCGACCGACAGGTCCGGGCGGCTGGCCAGCAGCATCGTCACCAGGGAGGTGTCGTTGGTCGAGCCGTCGGCGAGCAGGCCCCGCTCGCTGACCTCGCGCTGGAGCTCCGCCGTGTTGACCAGGTTGCCGTTGTGGGCCAGCGCGATCGTGGTGCCGGACGTGGTGGAGCGGATGGTCGGCTGGGCGTTCTCCCAGGTCGAGCCGCCGGTGGTGGAGTAGCGGGCGTGCCCGATCGCCACGTGCCCGCGCAGGCTGGCGAGGGTCGGCTCGTCGAAGACCTGGGCGACGAGGCCGAGGTCCTTGTAGACCACCACGCCCGAACCGTCGCTGACCGCGATGCCCGCGGCCTCCTGGCCACGGTGCTGGAGGGCGTAGAGACCGAAGTACGTCAGGTTGGCGACCTCCTCCCCGGGCGCCCAGACGCCGAAGACGCCGCACGCGTCCTGGGGGCCTGGTCGTTGGGGATCAAGGTCGTGGCTCAGCCGGCCGTCGCCTCGGGGCACCTGCGCTCCCTCATGCTGGTCTGGACCGGCCTTGCGGAATCACGCGGGGGCGGGATCCGCACTCCTCGGCCGGGACCACTGTCGTCGCCTGACAGTGTACGCGAATCCATGTCGATACAGAAAGTCACGATACGGCTCCGACGCGTCACCGGTCGATGGACATCGCGGCAGCTAGAGCGGTAGGTACGCGGAGAGATCGGCCCGGATTCCGCTCACCCGTACGCGACCGTGGGTGATCGCCTCGGCCCATTCGAGCCGTCCGGTGGCCACCTCCAGCCAGGTCCCCGGCTCCATCTCGACGACGTTCGCGGGGGTGCCGCGGGTGTGTCGGGGACCGGAAACGCACTGAACTGCGCCGTAAGGTGGGACACGCACCTCCACCGATCGGCCGGGGGCGCGCTCCGCGAGGACGGTCAACAGGGCACGGACCGCCTCCCGGAGGACCGGTCGATCGGGCGTACGCCCCTCGTCGAGCGCCGACAACGCCGCCGCGACCGCGGCGGACTTAATGTGCGGAGAGGACACGACGGGACGATACGGCTTCAGCGCGCCACGCCTGACGCTGGCCCTGGGTCGCGCCGATCCGGTCAGACAAGGCATAGTTGCCGACGGCGTATTCGTACCGTGATGATCCCCGGCCCGGCGACCCGCCGCCGAGGGAAGTCAGTCCGGAAGGCGGTGGACGTGTCAACACACCGACGTGCCTGGAAGCAGCGGGCCGGTGTGGTCGTGGCGCTGGTTGTCGGCGCTCTGCTCGCTGCCCCCGCCACACCAGCCCTGGCCGCGGACGTCACCGTGTCGCCCGGCTCGGTCACCGTCAACGCCGGCAGCGACGCCGCCGTCACCGTGCAGGTGACCCCCCGGGACGGCGACGAGAAGGTCCAGATCAGCCTCGCCGGCCTCCCGGGCGGCGTGAGCTGCGCCGGCGGCTGCGGGACGATCGACTTCAACAACGACCGGCCGAGGTCCCAGCTGCTGCGGCTGCGGGCCAACGACAACGCTGGCGACGCCAACGTCACCGTCACGGTGGCGGCCGAGGGCGACAAGTCCGGCCCCGGCACCGCCACCTTCCAGCTCGGCGTCAAGGGCAAGGCCCAGCCGTCCCAGCCGGCCCCGGTGCAGACCGTCAAGTCGGTCTCCGGCAAGGTCGTCGTCCAGGCCAACGGCAAGGCCGTGCCGAACGCCGTGGTCATGCTCCAGGACGGCGCCGGCAAGAAGATCGACACGATCAGCGACGACGACGGCAACTTCCGCTTCAGCGGCAGCAGTGAGAAGCCGATCGCGCCCGGCCGGCTCGCCGTCGGCGCCAGCGTCGGTGAGGTGTACGCCACCAAGAGCTTCGACGCGTCCGCCGGGCAGAGCGTCACCGGCCAGCGCATCGCCCTGGCGATCAAGGTCGAGACGACGCCGAGCGCCACCCCCTCGGCCACCGAGGAGGCTCTCCCCACCGAGGAGCCGGTCGAGGAGACCCCCGAGGAGAGCGCCGAGGCGACCCCGGGCGCGGCGGCCAACGCCAGCAACGAGGACTCCGGCGGCATGGGCTCCTGGCTGATCATCCTGCTCGGCGGCCTGCTCGTCGCCGCCGGTGTCGGCACGATCGTGCTGCTCTGGATGCGGCGCAAGGACAGCGGCGACGAGGTCGACGACACCCCGGCGGGCGCGGCGGCTGCCGGCGCGGTCCCGGCGGCGCGCGGGGCGTTCCGGGGCGCGGACGACCAGACCCGGGTGGTCAACCGGGTGGGCGCCACGCCGGATCCGACGATGGTCGGCGGCACCGCGCTGAGCGACGCCCCGACGATGATGCACCGCCCCGTGGTCGACGACGTACCGCCGGACCCGTACGGCGCCCCCCCGCAGCCCTACGGCGCGGCGGGCAACCAGCAGGGCTGGGCCGGCAGCGGCTACGGCGACGAGCCGGCCGGCCCGGGTGGCTACGGCGCCGCCGGCTACGGCAACGCGCCCTCCTCCGGCGGCGGCTACGGCAGCGGCGGGTCCGGCGGCGGCTACGGCAACGCGCCGTCCTCGGGCAGCGGCTACGGCAGCAACGACTACGGCGCTCCGACGGGCGCGGCCGGAGCCGCGGGCTACCCGCCGGCGGGCGGCGGCCGGGGCTACGGCGAGCGCTACGACGAGCCGACCGGCCGCTACACCGGCGACGCCACGCAGTACCCGGCCCCGGCCGACCCGTACGCGACCGGCGTCTACCAGCCGGAGCAGGGTCAGGGCTACGGCCAGTCCGAGCCCGGGGCGTACGGCCGCGGCGGCGAGTCGACCGGCGGCTACGAGCGGGGCGGCTACGGTCAGTCGGGCGGCTACGGCGGTCAGGAGCCCCCGGCGTCGCGCGGCGGCTACGGCCAGCCGAGCGGCTACGACCAGCCCACCTCGTACGACAACCAGGCCGGCTACGGGCAGGGCGGGTACGGGCAGGAGCCCCCGCAGCAGCGCGGCGGCTACGAGGACCGTGGCGGCTACGGCGGCCAGGAGCCCTCGACGTCGCGCGGCGGCTACGGCCAGCCGGGCGGCTACGACGAGCCGACCGGTCACGGCCGCCCGGACGGCCCACCGCAGCAGGACCGGGGCGGGCGCCGGCTGGACTGGCTCGACGACTGACCCGCGCGGGGTACGCCCCGACGACACAGCACCACGGCGA encodes:
- the purF gene encoding amidophosphoribosyltransferase, encoding MPRGDGRLSHDLDPQRPGPQDACGVFGVWAPGEEVANLTYFGLYALQHRGQEAAGIAVSDGSGVVVYKDLGLVAQVFDEPTLASLRGHVAIGHARYSTTGGSTWENAQPTIRSTTSGTTIALAHNGNLVNTAELQREVSERGLLADGSTNDTSLVTMLLASRPDLSVEAAALEVLPRLRGAFSFVFMDESTLYAARDPHGVRPLVLGRLERGWVVASETAALDIVGASVVREVEPGELIAIDEDGLRSSRFAAPEPKGCLFEYVYIARPDATIAGRNVHSARVQIGRQLAKEHPVEADLVIPVPESGTPAAIGYAEESGITYGAGLMKNPYVGRTFIQPSQTLRQLGIRLKLNPLRENVRGKRLVVVDDSIVRGNTQRAIVRMLREAGALEVHVRISSPPVNWPCFYGIDFATRAELLANGLDNDGIRRSIGADTLGYVSLPGLIAATEQPKTRLCRACFDGEYPIELPAGNLIGKHVLEGVGRRVAAQASDTSEHTAPLVATPGGVTTHRP
- a CDS encoding sterol carrier family protein, producing the protein MSSPHIKSAAVAAALSALDEGRTPDRPVLREAVRALLTVLAERAPGRSVEVRVPPYGAVQCVSGPRHTRGTPANVVEMEPGTWLEVATGRLEWAEAITHGRVRVSGIRADLSAYLPL
- a CDS encoding carboxypeptidase-like regulatory domain-containing protein yields the protein MSTHRRAWKQRAGVVVALVVGALLAAPATPALAADVTVSPGSVTVNAGSDAAVTVQVTPRDGDEKVQISLAGLPGGVSCAGGCGTIDFNNDRPRSQLLRLRANDNAGDANVTVTVAAEGDKSGPGTATFQLGVKGKAQPSQPAPVQTVKSVSGKVVVQANGKAVPNAVVMLQDGAGKKIDTISDDDGNFRFSGSSEKPIAPGRLAVGASVGEVYATKSFDASAGQSVTGQRIALAIKVETTPSATPSATEEALPTEEPVEETPEESAEATPGAAANASNEDSGGMGSWLIILLGGLLVAAGVGTIVLLWMRRKDSGDEVDDTPAGAAAAGAVPAARGAFRGADDQTRVVNRVGATPDPTMVGGTALSDAPTMMHRPVVDDVPPDPYGAPPQPYGAAGNQQGWAGSGYGDEPAGPGGYGAAGYGNAPSSGGGYGSGGSGGGYGNAPSSGSGYGSNDYGAPTGAAGAAGYPPAGGGRGYGERYDEPTGRYTGDATQYPAPADPYATGVYQPEQGQGYGQSEPGAYGRGGESTGGYERGGYGQSGGYGGQEPPASRGGYGQPSGYDQPTSYDNQAGYGQGGYGQEPPQQRGGYEDRGGYGGQEPSTSRGGYGQPGGYDEPTGHGRPDGPPQQDRGGRRLDWLDD